Below is a window of Picosynechococcus sp. PCC 7002 DNA.
AAGCCCTTCCTCGATCCCGCCGATGGTGGTACCGGAGAATATTTGACCCAGGGTCGCGCGGCAGACCAGTCGAACCCGAATCCAAGCAACAATGGCCTCAGACTCAACACCGATCTCTTCCGTTAGATCATTTAGCATCTAGGCCCCAGAGCATTTAGTTTTGCCCGTAAGCGTCCTCTACTGTGTAATTTTTCCCTAGGCGATCGCCTAGGGTTTTTTCTAGTCTTTAATATTTCGATCGTTAACAATCTAGTAAAGCGGGTCGCTGGCTTTTTCGGAATGGGGCAGAACTCCTTACAATAGAAGGAGGTTTCGTCACGAATCCCCACTGTGTGTGATCAAGGTTTTTGGTCAACTAGAACAGGGTCAAATGACATTGATTCGTCTCGTAGTCCCAAGGAGCAAGATACATTGTGGCCCATAGTTTTTTGTTGGAAGCAGGTCGCTGGACGTTAAATGGTAGTTGGATCGAACGAAATCAGCCCCCCATTCTCATTCGGGGTAAAACAATTGTTGCTTGGGGCCAAAATAATTGGTTTACGATGGTGACAAAGTTAACGTTTCAAGACGGCGATCGCCCCGAAATTTCCTATCAATACAAAGGGCGTTTAGATAGCGGTGAGCGACAATATACCTATGTGTTGCAACAAAGTATTTTGGGACGGGTGGAAGGAGAAGGTTGGGTTGGCTCAGAATCAATCGTTCAGCGATACTGGGTGCTTGGCGATCGCCAACGGCGCAGTGGCTTTGAAATGTTCTACCAGATTAACGACGATGAATATCGCTACTCCGGGGGCATCCTCGCCGGCCATTACCTCACCAGTACCATTGAAGGGACTCTCCTCCGTCAGCTTTAATAGCTTTAATCTTTTAAGTTTTGTCCGGTCTCCTGTTGTTTTGATTGTTTTGTTCGTCCACCCCAAACTATGACTACCGATCCCAATATCAATCGCCTTCTCGCCGGCCGTTATCGCCTGGTAGACCTCGTAGGCCAGGGGGCTATGGGGCGTGTCTACCGGGGTGAAGATACAGTCCTAGGGGGAGTCACGGTCGCCGTAAAGTTCCTAGCCCAGACCTTGCTCAACGACAAAATGCGCCAACGCTTTGAGCGGGAGGCAACCATTTGCGCCCTCCTGAGTGAAAAAAGCATCCATATCGTGCGGGTAAAAGACTATGGCGTCGATGACCAGGATGTGCCCTTTTATGTCATGGAATATTTAGAGGGGGAAAGTCTAAGCGATATTATTGCCCATGCTACCCTCGGTTTACCGCGTTTTTTTCAAGTCGTGCGGCAAATATGTTTGGGGATGGAAGCAGCCCACCAAGGGATTACCTTCAAGGGGGAACAATGTTTAATTATTCACCGGGATATTAAACCCAGCAATATTCTGATCATGCAGGATGCGTCCCTAGGGGAATTGGTAAAAATTCTGGATTTTGGGATTGCACGTCTCAGCCAAGCCGGAGCTGCCCAGACCCAATCGTTTATGGGCACCCTCGCCTACTGTTCCCCAGAGCAAATGGAAGGCAAGGAATTAGATCAACGCTCTGATATCTATAGCCTGGGGATTACGATGTACGAGATGCTTACGGGGGATATGCCCGTGATGCCTGAAAATAATTCCTTTGGGGGTTGGTACCGGGCGCACCATGACACACCACCAATTCCCTTTGATAAAAGTCTGCGGATTCCGGTTCCTCTGGCTGAAATTATCATGTGTTGTATGGCGAAAAGTCCGCGCGATCGCCCCCAGACCGTCAATGATATTTGGCAAGCCATGGCCCCCATCGCCAAATATTACGAGCAACAAGCCGCAGAAACCAGGAAATCCTTTTTTACCACGTCCCAAAATCTGCAAAATTTCCAAGCAACATCTCCGGTGGCAGGCCCCAATGATCCGACCCGGATTAACAATGCCACCACGGCCCCCAGCTTTCGTAATTCAACGGTAAATCGCCAGGGAAGGCCTACAGACAAACTGAATACAACCTTTAGCGATACCATTTGTGCGGCCCAGTCCTGGCCAGCGGATAAACCCCAAAATAAGATTGTTTTTCCACGGATTTTACCGGCTGAACCGACGGCGATCGCCAGTCTTTGGGCGATGTTAGAAGCTGAGGAGTTGGGCAAACGCCGTTTTGATACCCGTTACAATCAATTTCTCTTCATTGAGGCCCCCCATCCGATGTTGTTGTGGATCACGGTGCTGTACAACAGCAGTGAAGGAGCCCGTTGGTTGCCTTGCTATCTGGACTTGAAAACGAAGATTGGCCAACAGATGGCGCGTCTCTTAGCCAGCCAAGGGAACTATCGAATTCTGCTTTTTGCCTTAGGGCAACCCCAGCGGTATTTTCACATCACCCAGGCAACGATTTCCCTGAAGCAACGGGAACAGCTTACCCGCTGGGCAGATTTAGGTCAGCGATTGCCTGCCAGTAATCCTGTGGTAAGTAAGCAAACGTTGAAAAAAGAATACGAGAAAAGCAAGAGCAAAATCTTAATGAAGTTGGCGGCTTCCCGGACGAACAGTAACCTTGGGGAATTTTAAAGCCATCTCTAATCTTCGTTAAAAAGGCGATCGCCAATCAATCATGTTAAATCTAGTACAAGATCTTTGAAGATATTAATACCCAAAATTTTATGAGGTAGAGATAAAGTTTGAGGCTCGCAATCAGCAATATAGAGTTCTGCTTGTTTTTCCTTGCGATTAACTAATATCCCAAAACTACAACCATTGTCTCGATATTCTTCCATTTTATCCCTTGTTTTTTGGACAGCATCACTAGGCGAAACTAACTCAATGACAAAATCAGGACAGAGGGGAACAAATTTTTCTCGCTGATCGGCTGTTAATGCTTGCCAACGAGATTTTTCAAGCCAAGAAACATCAGGAGAACGGGTCGCACCATTGGGCAAAATAAAACCCGTTGAGGAATCGAAAACTTCTCCTAATTGATATTTGTGATTCCAGAGTTGTACTTGAAAAATTAGGTTAGCGTTTTGCCGCCCAGTTTCGCCACCAGTGGGAGGCATAATTACCAATTCTCCTTTAGCTGTACGTTCCAGTTGAAGCTCTGGATTAACCAGACAAAGTTGCTGAAATTGTTCATTGCTTAAGGTGAAAACGGGTTCTAGCGCAAGGGTCATTGTTGTCATTAGCCTTACCCACTGGATTTGTACTTTCTATTGTAATCAGTTAATTAGATTACGGATGTAAACGACGGGCGATCGCCTCACTCCAGTTGGTGGTCATATCCTCGACAGAAACCGCGATTACAGCCTGATTGTTGACGGTAATTTGTAACTGATTGGTGTTGCTCACAGAGCCGATCACCTGCCAATTGTCCGCCAAGGATTGCGTCAGATGGGCTTCAAATTGAGCTTGTTTGTCGGGAGCAACAGAGACAATAATTTTGCCGCAGGTTTCGCCAAATAGGATGGCATCGAGACGGTCAGTGCCAGTAATTTCAACGGTTGCGCCGAGCTTCCCACCGATACAACATTCCGCAAGGGCAACGGCTAAACCACCCTCCGCAAGGTCATGGGCAGAGTTTAACAAGCCAGCGGCGATCGCCTCCCGTACAGTTTTCTGGACGGCTTTCTCTAGCTCAAAATCCACTTGGGGCGGAATACCCGCGACGGTGTTATGAATCGTATTTAGATATTCCGAACCGCCGAGGGTTGTTGTTGCCTGAGTACCAAGGAGATAGACCTTATCCCCAGCATTTTGGAAGGCTAAACCACAGACCTGATTAATATGTTCAACTCGTCCCACCATCCCGATCACAGGAGTCGGATAAATGGGGGTCGGTTTGCCATCACTATCAAGGGTTTCATTGTAGAGGGAAACATTACCACCAGTAACGGGAGTGTCCAATTCTCGGCAAGCTTCAGCAATCCCTTTGCAAGCATTTGCCAACTGCCAATAACCCACAGGTTTTTCAGGACTACCAAAGTTTAAATTGTTTGTAATTGCCAAGGGTTCAGCACCGACACAACTTAAATTTCTCGCTGCTTCAGCGACCGCCGCCTTTGCCCCTTCCAACGGATTTAAATAGACATAACGGGGATTACAATCGGTACAAGCCGCCACACCAATTGTTGACGCATCGGGCTTACCATTGACCGGACGAACCCGCACCACAGCGGCATCTGCGCCACCGGGGAAGATCACCGTATTGTTTTGTACTTGATGATCGTACTGGCGATAAATCCATTTTTTAGACGCAATAGTTGGCACATCTAACAGGGTTAATAAAATCTCATTCCAAGATTTTTCAGCGATGCCATTCCCATCACAATTCGGCAAAGAATCCACCGACCAAGCCCAAGCCGTTTGTGCATATTTGGGAGCTTCTGCCATCAATTCCCGATGATAAATGGGCGTATTATCTGATAGCGCAGTTGCTTGAACTTCTGCGGCTACTTCACCCTTAAACATGATTTTCACGATGGGTTCCGCAATCACTTCCCCCGCAACAACTGCCTGTAAACCCCAACGATGGAAGATATCAATTAACTCCTGTTCCCGTCCTTGGTGGGCAACAAAAAGCATCCGTTCTTGGGATTCCGAGAGTAAATATTCATAGGGAACCATGCCCGTTTCTCGCACCGGAATTTTATCGAGATCGAGCAACACACCGACCCCACCTTTAGCCGCCATTTCCGCTGTCGAACAGGTTAAACCCGCCGCCCCCATATCCTGCGCCGCTGCCACTGCCCCCGTTTTAAAGGCTTCGAGACAGGCTTCAATCAGGGATTTTTCGGTAAAGGGATCACCCACTTGCACCGCAGGGCGATCGTCCATAGATTCATCGGTCAATTCCGCACTGGCAAAACTTGCGCCCCCCATGCCATCCCGTCCGGTGGTGGAGCCGACATAGAGAACGGGATTACCAATGCCATAGGCTCCCGATTTAATAATTTCCTCGGTTTCCATCAAGCCCAACGCCATCGCATTGACGAGGGGATTTCCGGCATAGGCTTTATCGAAATAGACTTCACCGCCCACCGTTGGCACACCCACACAGTTTCCATAATGGCTAATCCCTTCCACAACTCCCTGAAAAATGCGGCGAGTTTGGGCATTATCGAGGGTGCCGAAGCGTAGAGAATTTAACAAGGCAATGGGACGCGCCCCCATCGTAAAGATATCGCGGAGAATACCACCGACCCCGGTTGCTGCCCCTTGGAAGGGTTCGATCGCCGATGGGTGGTTATGGGATTCGATCTTAAAGGCGAGGTGCAGACCATCCCCCATATCGACCACGCCCGCATTTTCACCGGGGCCGACGAGGACGCGATCGCCTTTCGTGGGGAAACCAGACAGCAATGGGCGGGAATTCTTATAACAACAATGTTCCGACCACATCACGCCAAACATCCCCAGTTCAGCCTTGTTGGGATGGCGACCGAGACGGCTCACAATTTCTTCGTATTCTTCGGGTTTGATGCCTTCAGATGCAATTTCTTCGGGGGTGAAGGGGCAAGTGGTCATAGTTTTACGTCGATTCTTTCTGTAACAGCGTTATTGTAAGGCTTCAGGAGACGAGCGGCAGTTAAAGATTAAGGAAGTCTTCTACGGGAATCTGTGCTTGTTGCAGGATGGCGCGTAATGTTCCCTCTTTAATGGTTTTATGGTGTGGGATTGTTGTAGTGTGTTTTGTCGCTAGATTAAACCAAATTTCATGGTCACCCTTACCACTGCGATAGAATTCAAAGCCTGCTCGACGGAGCTTTTTGGTGACTTCTCGATAGGAAAATCCGGATAAACGACCCATTAAACTTCTAAAATCAGCGGATATTGGAATGTATTCGGCAAGGCGGGTGGTTGTTCATTCTGTTGATGCAGTTCCAGTAGCATTTTGGCTAAGTCACTGGCAATCTCAATCACTTCCTCAATGGTTTGCCCCTCGGCGACTAAACCCTGTACATCCTCACTGGTCGCCAAATAGTAGTCCTGCCCTGCTTCGTGAAGTTTCTCGATTTTGAGATGAATCAATGTTTTCATGAGGCGATCGCCTAATCTCAAGGAATGACTTCACTATTCTATGCGATGCAAATTGGGGTTTGTCGTTATGATGATCAGAGAGGTATTTTGAGGAGATTCATGGAGATAGACAAAGTACTTTATGATCATGACTTTGTGATGTGGATCGAGAAGACTGTTGAACAACTCAAAACCCAAAATTTCTCGGCATTAGATTTAGAGCATTTAATTGATGAGGTAGAGTCTTTGGGGAAACGGGAAAAGCGAGAGCTGAAAAATCGCTTAATTACTTTGTTTGAGCATCTTTTAAAACGCCACTATGTCCCCATGCCAGAATGTTATCGCGGTTGGGAGGGGAAGATTCGCAGAACTCAATCAAAACTTAAAGATTTATTAGCAGATTCCCCCAGTTTAAGTAATTTACTCGAAGAAATTTATTTAGACTGTTATCAGGAAGCTGCGGCCAATATGCAACTTGAATATGATGTAGATTTTCCCCAAGATTATCCTTTTCTTAGTCCCTCACAAAACCTATTGAATTAAGTCTAAGCATTGTTGAATTGGGTGACAATTTTGTTTTTGTAGAGGCGATCGCCTTTTTTCAACCAGTGCCATCAAAAGCAAGCAATTCCGAGTGAACCGAACCCAAAACGGCGGGTTTCACTACCCAGTAAGTAAAGTAAGCACTTTACATTTTGTTACAATATAAGCAATGAAAGCGGACAAAAAGGTTTTCAATAGCGCTAAACGTAAGTCTTTTTGGGCCTCAGCAACGATTCGGGAGGTTCATTCATGAACGGCAATTTTCGTGTGGGGAATTTATTTGGCATCCCCTTCTACATCAACATTTCTTGGTTCATTGTTCTGGTACTCGTCACCCTGAACTTTGGCGGCGGCCTGTCGTCCCAGTTTCCAGGCCTCGGCATTAACGCCTTAATTTTAGGATTGGTAGCAGGTTTGCTCCTGTTTGCCTCTGTGTTACTCCACGAGCTGGGTCACAGTTATGCAGCAATTCGCCAAGGCATTGGTGTAAACTCCATTACCCTGTTCTTATTCGGGGGACTCGCCAACCTTGATGAGGAAGCGAAAACGCCCGGTGGTGCATTCTGGATTGCTGTAGCAGGGCCGCTTGTGAGTTTGGCTCTCTTTATCGCACTCTTTCTCTTAACAGGTAGTGGTGTCCTGAGTGGGCCGCCAGCGGCGATCGCCGGATTGTTGGCTTACATCAACCTAATCTTGGCCACCTTTAACATGATCCCAGGTCTTCCCCTTGATGGTGGTAATGTCCTTAAATCTATTGTCTGGAAATTAACAGGAAATCGTTTTACCGGCACCATCTGGGCTAGCCGTGTTGGTCAGTTTATCGGTTGGACAGCGATTATTCTCGGTGCATTATCTATCCTTGGTATTTCTAATGTGGGTAGCTTCTGGACACTAATCATCGGTTGGTTCTTGCTTCAAAACGCGGGTCGTTCTGCCCAATCTGCCACCATTCAATCGGCCCTCTCTGGCTTAACGGCGGCTGATGCAGTGGTTGAAGATAGTCCGATCATCTCCGCAGAAACGACGCTACGGGATTTAGCCAACAGTGCCATTCGCTCTGGTAACCAGTGGAAACGCTTCCTAGTCCAGGATGAAACAGGTCAACTGCTTGGTGAAGTGCACCTTGATGTTCTTCGTGCAGTGCCTACCAATGACTGGCCCCACAATCAGGTGCGCGATTTCATCAAATCTGTCCCTGCGGAAAATCAAGTCCAGTCTGATCTATCACTCCTAGACGTGGCCGCTAAATTGGAACAACAAGGTTTACAGGCCCTTGCGGTCATCCAGACCAATGGCACCCTCGTGGGACTGCTAGAGAAATCAGCGATTATTCAACGGCTGCAAAGTAGTCAACAGGATACAAAAGTTCAGTCTGCTTAATCTCTAACTCACAATCAAAATCAACTTGGGCGATCGCCTTTTGGAAGCACAAAAGTTCCTGGGGCGATCGCCTGATTCTGAGGTTTTCCCCAAGAATCCACCGCAAAGAATGTCACAATACAGACAGTAAAGTTTGTAGCGCAAAAATTTTTCGTAACTCCTATGTCTAGTGTGCCTCCTGTCCTGAGCGGAAGTGAAATTCGGTCAAAATTTCTAGAATTTTTCAACCAGCGGCAACACCCCATCCTCCCCAGTGCATCCTTGGTGCCGGAAGACCCGACGGTACTCCTCACCATTGCGGGAATGTTGCCGTTTAAGCCGATTTTCCTCGGTCAGCAGGACGCCCCTAGCCCCCGCGCTACTACCTCCCAGAAATGTATCCGCACCAATGACATCGAAAATGTGGGCCGCACCGCCCGGCACCATACTTTCTTTGAAATGCTGGGTAATTTTAGCTTCGGGGATTATTTCAAAGAGCAGGCGATCGCCTGGGCCTGGGAACTCTCTACGGAAGTGTTTCAGCTTGACCCGAAAAATATTGTCGTCAGTGTGTTCCGCGAAGACGATGAAGCCTTTGAAATCTGGCGTGACAAGGTCGGTGTAAATCCCAAACGCATCATCCGCATGGGAGAAGAAGATAACTTTTGGAAATCCGGGCCAACGGGGCCTTGTGGGCCTTGCTCTGAACTCTATTACGATTTCAAGCCAGAACTCGGCGATGACAACATTGACCTAGAGGACGATACCCGGTTTATCGAGTATTACAACCTCGTCTTTATGCAATATAACCGCGACGCCGAAGGTCATTTAACACCCCTACAAAACAAAAATATTGATACGGGGATGGGCTTGGAGCGCATGGCGCAAATCCTCCAGCAGGTGCCCAACAACTACGAAACGGATCTGATTTTTCCGATTATTGAAACGGCCGCCAAAGCCGCCGGGATTCACTACGAAAAAGCTGACGAAAAAACAAAGGTTTCCTTAAAAGTGATTGGCGACCATGTGCGTTCTGTCGTCCACATGATTGCCGATGGGATTACGGCCTCCAATACGGATCGGGGTTATGTGCTGCGGCGCTTAATTCGACGGGTGGTGCGTCACGGTCGACTGATCGGCATTGACGGGAATTTTATTAACCAGGTGGCAGAAACAGCGATTCAACTCTCAGAAGCCGCCTACCCCAACACCCGCGAACGGGAAAGTTTCATTAAACAGGAATTAGAGCGGGAAGAAAACAATTTCCTCAAGACCCTCGAACGGGGCGAAAAACTCCTCGCAGATATTATCGCCAAGGAAGAAAAACAAATTTCCGGGGTCGATGCGTTTACGCTATTCGATACCTTTGGGTTCCCCTTTGAACTCACCCAAGAAATTGCCGAAGAGAACGGTTTAACGGTCGATGCTGAAGGCTATCAAGCGGAGATGAAAAAGCAGCAGGAACGCTCTAAGGCCGCCCATGAAACCATTGACCTCACCGTCCAAGGCAGCCTTGATGAATTAGCTGAACACATCCATCCGACGGCGTTTTTAGGCTATACGGATCTGCAATCCCAGGTCAAAATTGAAGCCGTTCTCGTGGATGGCCACCGGGTAGAAACCGCCGAAGCCGGGGTAGTGGTGCAACTGATTTGTAACCAAACACCTTTCTACGCAGAGTCTGGGGGACAAATTGGCGATCGCGGTTATTTCTCCGGCGATCAACTCGTCGTCCGCATTAACGATGTCCAGAAAGAGTCGGGTTTCTTTGTCCACCATGGCAAGGTGGAACGGGGCAGTTTAACGGTCGGCGACACAGTTAATGCCACCATTGATCGGGCCTGCCGTCGTCGCGCCCAGGCGAATCACACCGCAACCCATTTATTGCAAGCAGCCCTGAAAAATATTGTGGATGACTCCATTTCCCAGGCGGGTTCTTTAGTGGACTTTGATCGCCTGCGGTTTGACTTTAATTGCCCCAGGGCGTTAACGGCTGCAGAATTGACTCAAATTGAGGCCCAAATCAATACTTGGATTGCCGAAGCCCACGAAGGCCAAGTGGCAGTGATGCCCATTGCGGAGGCCAAAGCGAAGGGGGCCGTGGCCATGTTCGGCGAAAAGTACGGCGAAGAAGTGCGGGTTGTGGATTTTCCTGGGGTGTCCATGGAGCTTTGTGGTGGCACCCACGTGAAAAATACCGCTGAAATTGGCCTGTTTAAAATCATTTCCGAAACGGGCATTTCTTCTGGGATCCGCCGCATTGAAGCTGTGGCTGGCCCGGCAGTACTGGAATACCTCAAGGTGCGGGATCAGGTGGTCAAAGACCTCGGCGATAAATTTAAAGCCAAACCGGAAGAAATCACCGAACGGGTAGAAAATATCCAGGCGGAACTGCGCAACACCCAAAAGGAATTAGAAAAGGTCAAAGCAGAACTGGCGATCGCCAAATCCGAAGCCCTCGTGAGCCAAGCGGAAACCGTCGGCGAATTTCAGATCCTCGTGGAAAATATGGGCGATCTCGATGCCAAGGCCCTCCAGACTGCGGCTGAACGGCTCCAACAAAAACTGGGTGAGGCAGCAGTGGTCTTGGGGTCAACCCCAGAAGATGGCAAGGTTTCCCTGGTGGCCGCCTTTAGCGAAGGGATTTACAAAGGCAAAAAAGTACAAGCGGGTAAATTTATCGGCGGCATTGCCAAACTTTGCGGTGGTGGC
It encodes the following:
- the alaS gene encoding alanine--tRNA ligase, with product MSSVPPVLSGSEIRSKFLEFFNQRQHPILPSASLVPEDPTVLLTIAGMLPFKPIFLGQQDAPSPRATTSQKCIRTNDIENVGRTARHHTFFEMLGNFSFGDYFKEQAIAWAWELSTEVFQLDPKNIVVSVFREDDEAFEIWRDKVGVNPKRIIRMGEEDNFWKSGPTGPCGPCSELYYDFKPELGDDNIDLEDDTRFIEYYNLVFMQYNRDAEGHLTPLQNKNIDTGMGLERMAQILQQVPNNYETDLIFPIIETAAKAAGIHYEKADEKTKVSLKVIGDHVRSVVHMIADGITASNTDRGYVLRRLIRRVVRHGRLIGIDGNFINQVAETAIQLSEAAYPNTRERESFIKQELEREENNFLKTLERGEKLLADIIAKEEKQISGVDAFTLFDTFGFPFELTQEIAEENGLTVDAEGYQAEMKKQQERSKAAHETIDLTVQGSLDELAEHIHPTAFLGYTDLQSQVKIEAVLVDGHRVETAEAGVVVQLICNQTPFYAESGGQIGDRGYFSGDQLVVRINDVQKESGFFVHHGKVERGSLTVGDTVNATIDRACRRRAQANHTATHLLQAALKNIVDDSISQAGSLVDFDRLRFDFNCPRALTAAELTQIEAQINTWIAEAHEGQVAVMPIAEAKAKGAVAMFGEKYGEEVRVVDFPGVSMELCGGTHVKNTAEIGLFKIISETGISSGIRRIEAVAGPAVLEYLKVRDQVVKDLGDKFKAKPEEITERVENIQAELRNTQKELEKVKAELAIAKSEALVSQAETVGEFQILVENMGDLDAKALQTAAERLQQKLGEAAVVLGSTPEDGKVSLVAAFSEGIYKGKKVQAGKFIGGIAKLCGGGGGGRPNLAQAGGRDASKLPEALHTAKQQLRETLG
- a CDS encoding type II toxin-antitoxin system HicA family toxin, with translation MGRLSGFSYREVTKKLRRAGFEFYRSGKGDHEIWFNLATKHTTTIPHHKTIKEGTLRAILQQAQIPVEDFLNL
- a CDS encoding Uma2 family endonuclease; this encodes MTTMTLALEPVFTLSNEQFQQLCLVNPELQLERTAKGELVIMPPTGGETGRQNANLIFQVQLWNHKYQLGEVFDSSTGFILPNGATRSPDVSWLEKSRWQALTADQREKFVPLCPDFVIELVSPSDAVQKTRDKMEEYRDNGCSFGILVNRKEKQAELYIADCEPQTLSLPHKILGINIFKDLVLDLT
- a CDS encoding serine/threonine protein kinase, whose translation is MTTDPNINRLLAGRYRLVDLVGQGAMGRVYRGEDTVLGGVTVAVKFLAQTLLNDKMRQRFEREATICALLSEKSIHIVRVKDYGVDDQDVPFYVMEYLEGESLSDIIAHATLGLPRFFQVVRQICLGMEAAHQGITFKGEQCLIIHRDIKPSNILIMQDASLGELVKILDFGIARLSQAGAAQTQSFMGTLAYCSPEQMEGKELDQRSDIYSLGITMYEMLTGDMPVMPENNSFGGWYRAHHDTPPIPFDKSLRIPVPLAEIIMCCMAKSPRDRPQTVNDIWQAMAPIAKYYEQQAAETRKSFFTTSQNLQNFQATSPVAGPNDPTRINNATTAPSFRNSTVNRQGRPTDKLNTTFSDTICAAQSWPADKPQNKIVFPRILPAEPTAIASLWAMLEAEELGKRRFDTRYNQFLFIEAPHPMLLWITVLYNSSEGARWLPCYLDLKTKIGQQMARLLASQGNYRILLFALGQPQRYFHITQATISLKQREQLTRWADLGQRLPASNPVVSKQTLKKEYEKSKSKILMKLAASRTNSNLGEF
- a CDS encoding DUF29 domain-containing protein: MEIDKVLYDHDFVMWIEKTVEQLKTQNFSALDLEHLIDEVESLGKREKRELKNRLITLFEHLLKRHYVPMPECYRGWEGKIRRTQSKLKDLLADSPSLSNLLEEIYLDCYQEAAANMQLEYDVDFPQDYPFLSPSQNLLN
- a CDS encoding type II toxin-antitoxin system HicB family antitoxin, whose product is MKTLIHLKIEKLHEAGQDYYLATSEDVQGLVAEGQTIEEVIEIASDLAKMLLELHQQNEQPPALPNTFQYPLILEV
- a CDS encoding site-2 protease family protein, with amino-acid sequence MNGNFRVGNLFGIPFYINISWFIVLVLVTLNFGGGLSSQFPGLGINALILGLVAGLLLFASVLLHELGHSYAAIRQGIGVNSITLFLFGGLANLDEEAKTPGGAFWIAVAGPLVSLALFIALFLLTGSGVLSGPPAAIAGLLAYINLILATFNMIPGLPLDGGNVLKSIVWKLTGNRFTGTIWASRVGQFIGWTAIILGALSILGISNVGSFWTLIIGWFLLQNAGRSAQSATIQSALSGLTAADAVVEDSPIISAETTLRDLANSAIRSGNQWKRFLVQDETGQLLGEVHLDVLRAVPTNDWPHNQVRDFIKSVPAENQVQSDLSLLDVAAKLEQQGLQALAVIQTNGTLVGLLEKSAIIQRLQSSQQDTKVQSA
- the purL gene encoding phosphoribosylformylglycinamidine synthase subunit PurL, producing MTTCPFTPEEIASEGIKPEEYEEIVSRLGRHPNKAELGMFGVMWSEHCCYKNSRPLLSGFPTKGDRVLVGPGENAGVVDMGDGLHLAFKIESHNHPSAIEPFQGAATGVGGILRDIFTMGARPIALLNSLRFGTLDNAQTRRIFQGVVEGISHYGNCVGVPTVGGEVYFDKAYAGNPLVNAMALGLMETEEIIKSGAYGIGNPVLYVGSTTGRDGMGGASFASAELTDESMDDRPAVQVGDPFTEKSLIEACLEAFKTGAVAAAQDMGAAGLTCSTAEMAAKGGVGVLLDLDKIPVRETGMVPYEYLLSESQERMLFVAHQGREQELIDIFHRWGLQAVVAGEVIAEPIVKIMFKGEVAAEVQATALSDNTPIYHRELMAEAPKYAQTAWAWSVDSLPNCDGNGIAEKSWNEILLTLLDVPTIASKKWIYRQYDHQVQNNTVIFPGGADAAVVRVRPVNGKPDASTIGVAACTDCNPRYVYLNPLEGAKAAVAEAARNLSCVGAEPLAITNNLNFGSPEKPVGYWQLANACKGIAEACRELDTPVTGGNVSLYNETLDSDGKPTPIYPTPVIGMVGRVEHINQVCGLAFQNAGDKVYLLGTQATTTLGGSEYLNTIHNTVAGIPPQVDFELEKAVQKTVREAIAAGLLNSAHDLAEGGLAVALAECCIGGKLGATVEITGTDRLDAILFGETCGKIIVSVAPDKQAQFEAHLTQSLADNWQVIGSVSNTNQLQITVNNQAVIAVSVEDMTTNWSEAIARRLHP